CTGAAGCTGAACCAAAACCCTGCGCCACACGCGCCGGGCGGCAGGCTTACGCTTTCCAGCAATACGCCTGTGATGATCGCGGACGTAAACGCCGCGACGACGATTTATTACGCCGCTTTTGTGGGGGACCTTGTGCCGATTTATGACGGCACAAACTGGTCGGAATATGCGCTTGGCGGGCAAATCTCGCTGGCGCTCGATAGCGATTCCGGCCACACCGGCTATCAGCAATCGGGTAAGCTGTTTGATCTTGTCATCCGCAACAATTCCGGCAGCGCGCAGCTTTGCACCGGCCCGGCCTGGAGCAGCGATACCGCGCGCGCCAGTGCAATCGTCATGCAAAATGGCATATGGACCAATTCGGGCAGCTGGACGGCGAAGTGCGATACAACATCATCGACCTACACTTGTTCGGCGAACCAGTGCACCTATGTGGGCACTATGTATGCGACGGCGAACGGGCAGACGCAGATGAATATGTTTCCCGGCCAAGCTGCTGGCGGGACGAACAACATTGTTGGCCTTTACAATGCATACAATCGTGTAAGGCTTGTTTCGGTGGAAAGAGATAGTACCGCCAACTATAGCTACACGACAGGCGCATGGAGGGCATGCAACAATTCCACCAGCAACCGGATCACGTTTGTTGATGGTTTAGGGCAAAGCATTATTGTCGCGCCTATGCAAGGAAATCTTACGGTAGGAACTTCGGGATTTGCCATGCAATCTGCACTTGATGCTACATCGCCCAATGGCTCCGGTTATCAGCCGGCAACGAACTTTACGCCCTCTTCAGGAACCGTACTCTTTTCGGGGGCGACAACGGCGTATTATGTGCCCGTTCTGGGGCTGCATTTTGTGCAGTGTATCGAATACGGCGGCATTAACGATACTTTCAGGCCGCCTTTCAGATATATGCTTGCAATAGAAATGGACAATTAAAAGTTTTTTGCAATATGATAAATCCCGATTCGTATTTTATTTAGAAAGGTTTCTCACGTGCATCCAAGGCAATATGATCAAGAAGCTGCCGAGCGTGCAAAGGCGTTGCGCGCAGCCTACGATAGTGATCCCGAGGGGATTAAGGGCGAGATCAAAAAGGAAGTATCAAAATACCACTTTTATCATGATATCGAAATTGTCCCTGGCGTTAGAACGGATTGTTTTCCGCACGCACACACTCTTGTTAACCCTATCATGGAAGTCAGCAAGCAGCTTGATTTCAAGGGCAAACGTGTACTCGATATTGGGTGCCGTGATGGTGCCATGGCTCTTTATGCGGAATCGATGGGGGCAAGCGAGGTCTATGGCATCGATAACGATTGCTCCATGGGTTTGATGAACTTTGTTATTCCCTTCAAAAACTCATCTATTAAGTTGATTGAGTGCAATCTTAACGAACTGGACCGACATGATCTCGGGCAGTTCGACATTATTTTCTTTTGTGGTGTCTTGTACCATTTGCAATCCCCGTTTTGGGGGCTGCGGCAGGTTGCGCAATCCATGCGTGAAGGGGGAACTGTAATACTTGAAACCTCGATTCTTGATGTATTTCATGATTTTCCGATTGTTGCATACCTTACCTACGAAACGTCTCCCTATGAGGCAACTAGTCCAACTTTCTATAACCTTGCAGGGTTGCGCCGCGCTGTTGGTTTATTTGGATTCGAGGAGTATGGGCAATCAACAAGATGGAAAGATAAACCCGTCGATGCAGGAAAATACTTTCCTGAGTTTGCTAAACACAATGATCAACTCTCCAAGATAGATGTGTACCGTCAAACAACCCTTTTTAAAAAGGTGGAAACGGCGAAGCTAAAAGGGCTGGAAGGCTATTTTGAAGGCCTGCATAGTATGCACAGCAAGGGAAAAGACAGGTGGAATTAGATCGCCTTATCTTCTAGCCCAGTCTATCCCGATTAAAAATAAGCTGCGGGGGCATGCTTTTTGCCTCGTCCGCGCTGCCCCGGCCCGAAAGGGAGGGGTTGTTCATAAAATAATCATGGGCGCAGAAGCCGGTGCCATCATCGGCCGCCCTTGTATAACTGCCATCCGGTTCCAGAAGCCAGCTTTGCCGTCTGTCGTTGAGGTTGGCGACCATAATCTGTTCCAGAACTTGCTGTTTCACGGTTGCGTTTTCGATCGGCACCAGCGTTTCGATGCGGCGATCGAGGTTGCGCGGCATCCAGTCAGCCGACGAAATAAAAACCTTGGCTTCCGCCGAAGGCAGGCCTTGCCCGTTGCCGAAGCAGACGACGCGGCTGTGTTCAAGGAAGCGGCCGACGATGCTTTTTACCCTTATATTTTCGGAAAGGCCGGCAACGCCGGGGCGCAGGCAGCATGCGCCGCGCACCACAAGGTCTATCTGCACGCCGGCGCATGAAGCTTCGTAAAGCCTGTCGATAATGGCCGGATCAACCAGCGCGTTCATTTTGGCCCAGATTTGCCCGGCACGGCCCGCGCGGGCGTGGGCGATTTCATCCGCGATCAATTGTTCCAGCGTTTGCCGCAGCCCGGTGGGAGATATGATCAGCTTCCCGAGGCCCTGCGGCGTGGCATAGCCGGTCATGTAGTTGAAGATATGCACGGTGTCTTCGCAGATTACCGGGTCGCACGAGAAGTAGGAAAGATCGGTATAGATCTTGGCGTTGGTCGGGTGGTAATTGCCGGTGCCGAGATGGACGTAGGAACGCAGGCCTTCGCCTTCGCGCCGGACCACGAGCGATATCTTGGAATGGGTTTTTAGATCGACGAATCCGAACATGACCTGCGCGCCCGCGCGCTCCAGATCGCGCGCCCAGCGTATGTTGGCTTCTTCGTCGAAGCGGGCCTTGAGCTCGACCATCACGATCACGCTCTTGCCCGCTTCCGCCGCTTCGATCAGCGCTTTGACGATGGGCGAATCCTTGCTGGTGCGGTACAGCGTTTGCTTGATGGCCACTACGTTCGGGTCGCGCGCCGCCTGCCGCAGAAATTGCACCACCACATCGAAACTTTCATACGGGTGGTGGACGATGATATCCTTGGCGCGGATCGCGGCGAAACAATCGCCGCTGTGTTCGCGGATGCGTTCGGGAAAGCGTTCCTTGAAGACCGGGAACAGCAAATCGGGCCTGTCGGGTGTGATGATCTTGTTGACATCGGCCAGGCGGATGGTACCGCTGTTGACCACCATGCGTTCGGGCGGCACATCAAGTTCGTCGCACAGAAATTCGCGCAGCTCGGCCGGCATGGTGGAAGCGACCGCAAGCCTGATCACGCGCCCGCGATAGCGCCGCTTCAGCGCGGTTTCGTAATGGCGCACAAGATCATCGGTATCTTCGTCGAACTGGATCTCGCTGTTGCGCAGCACGCGGAAAGCGCCGTGGCTCAGCACTTCGAACTGCGGGAATAGCTGATCGAGGAAGCACATGGCGGCGTGCTCGAGCAGCACGAAACGGATGGTTGCCTCGCCGTCATGCTGCGGCAGGCGGATGAAGCGTTCGAGCTGCATCGGGAGCGGTATCAGCGCCATCATCTTTTCGCGCGCCGCCGGGTCGAACAGATGCAGCGCCAGCGCCACGCCGGAATTGGGAATGAAGGGGAAGGGGTGCGCCGGATCGACCGCGACCGGCGTCAGCAGCGGCAAAATATTGCTTTTGAAATGCTGCAACAGCCAATCGTGGTCAGCGAGCGAAAGATCTTCCGGCTCCACGATCAGGATATCGTTACGCGCCAGCGCGCGCTGCAACCCGTGCCACGTGACCTGCATATCCTGTATCAGCGCGCGCGTCAGTTCGTTGGCCATAGCCAGAAGCTGCGCCGCCGTTTTGCCGTCGTCGGTGCGCAGCGGCACCTTGGCTTCCATCTGCGCTTCAATTCCCGCCGTGCGCACGATGGTGAATTCATCAAGGTTGCTGGCGGCGATGCTGAGGAAGCGCACCCGCTCAAGCAGGGGGTGCCGTTCGTTCATCGCTTCTTCAAGCACGCGCCGGTTGAAAGCCAGCCACGATTGCTCGCGGTTGATAAAGCGTTCCGGCGCGTCATGGCTTATCGCCCGTTCCGGCGCTGCTGAGGGTGGGGTTGCTGGGCTGTCTGGCATGGGCAAGGATGGGCTATCAATGTTCCTGTCTATATATTAGAACATAAGCAACGTTAAAAAATGTATAGCAATGATATCAGGTGGTTAACATATGCTTCGTCTTGCGTTGCTGCGCCATGCCAAGGCCGCCCCGGAACAGCCGGGCGGCGACGATTTTTCCCGCCCGCTGCACGAACGGGGTGAAAGCGAAGCGCCGATGGTCCGTTATTGGCTGCGGCAGCGAAAGATCAGGTTCGATCTCGCGCTCTGTTCACCCGCAAAACGCACAACCATGACGGCCGATATTGTTTTGCCCGGCGTCGCGGGCAAGCGTATCGAACTGCAGACGCTCTATCACTGCTCGATCAACGATATTCTCGCCGCCCTGATGGTCAATGCCGCGGAAGCGGAATCGGTTGTTATTGTCGGGCATAACCCGGTGATGGCCGACATGGCGCACTGGCTTGTCGGGCATGGCGATATGGAGCAGCGCGCGCGCCTTGTCGGCGGCTACCCGCCGGGCAGCATCATGATCGCCGACCTGCCGGTGGATACATGGAAGGATGTAAGGCAGGGTTGCGGCACGCTGGTGCATTTCGTGCGGCCCAAGGATATCGCACAGGGCAGCTAACGCAATTCGTTGCGCCGGGCCCAGTATGTGCCGACATCCTTGCCGATTTCAGCGCCGCAAGCGATTGCCCAGAAAACCAGTGCTGCTCCCGCGCCTGCGGGCCCGGAATATGCAACCATATTGGCGATGCCCGCGAGAATAAAAAATCCGCGCCGCGCGTTATCGAGCGCAGACAGTTTTCCGAATTCAAGAACTGTTTTAGTGAAGAAGGTCGTGGCAAGCGCAAACACGATGAGGCTGGGTATGGCAAAGGGGCTGAAAGTTGCCGCCGCGGCAGCGCCGAACAACCCGGTTATTTCGCCGCCCATGCCGACAATAGCGGCGCCGGAACCATAACCAATGGCTGCAAATATTTTTTCACGCCCGTTTGGCGCCGCGCCGTTCATAACATTATTCCTTGTTATATGCTCGAAAAATGAATTGCGTATTTTATAGACATGTACGATATTTTGCCAATCTTGTAATGCTGACATTGTAATATGTGCCCGTTTATCAGGATAAAGAAGCAGCTATGACAGAACAAGCCATGTTCGGTGCGGGGTGTTTCTGGGGCGTTGAGTCTGCGTTCGCAAAGCAGCCGGGTGTTCTGGAAACCGCGGTCGGCTATAGCGGGGGCCAGACCGAACGGCCGACCTATGAAGATGTGTGCAACCATGGCACCGGCCATGCCGAAGTAGTGCATGTGCGGTTCGATCCGCAGCAGATAGCCTATGAAGCCTTGGTGGAATTTTTCTTCACCATGCACAACCCGACGCAGCTGAACAGGCAAGGCCCGGATGTGGGCGATCAGTACCGTTCCGCCATCTTTTTCTATTCACCGGAACAGGAGCGTATCGCGCGCGCGATCACGCAACGCGCAGAGCAATCGGGCCGGTTCAAGCAGCCGGTCGTTACGGTGATCGAACCTGCGCCGGCTTTCTGGCGGGCCGAGGAATACCACCAGAAATATTTTGATAAACGCGGCGGCGGAAGCTGTCATATATAGCCCTGTCATGATTTCAAAAACCACACTGGCCTACAAAATGCCGCTGCTTGCTTTGGCGTTTCTGGGCGCCTCGTGCTTGCCGCTGTTTTTTCCTTCGGTGCAGGCGTCAAGCGGCGTGTTCTATGCCATGGCAGGCGGCAATATCCTGCTGGCTTTGTCGCTTGGCGCTATTTTTCTACGCAACCGGGCGTTGTTGCGGCAAGGTTTTGCCGGGCTAGGCTTCAAGATGGTGCACCTTGTGCAAGTGATAGTGCATCTGTCGATATACGCTTACTGGGGCTATTATTACGCAGGCGTGATCGATCAGGCGCCCTTGATCGTCTGCCAGATTCTTTTCGGCTACCTGATACATATGGCGGTTTCACTGGCGCGGTCCGGGCGCTTTACGCTCGATCTTTCCGTGCTGCCTATTGTTTTCAGCATCAACTTCTTTGTCTGGTTCAAGAACGATTTTTTCTGGGCGCAGCTGCTGATGGTGGCGGGCGCGGTGCTCGGCAAGGCGTTTATCACAAGGGTTATGGGCGGGCGGAAAGCGCATATCTTCAACCCTTCGGCGCTCGCTATGGCGGTCGTGATCTGGGGTGCCATCGCATTCGAATATTTGTATGCGCTCCACACCATTACGATCGTCGCTTCGTTTGAAATTATTCCGCATTTCTTCACGTATATCTTTATCGTCGGCGCCGTTTCGCTTTTCGCGGCGCGCGTGGCGCTTGTGGCATTTGGCGCGTTCGCGACATTGATTGCGACAAATGCCCTGAGCCTTGTCTTAACGGATGTGCCGCTGATGCCGAGCCTTGTGCACCCGAACATATTCCTCGCTTTGACCTTG
This genomic interval from Alphaproteobacteria bacterium contains the following:
- a CDS encoding DUF1698 domain-containing protein is translated as MHPRQYDQEAAERAKALRAAYDSDPEGIKGEIKKEVSKYHFYHDIEIVPGVRTDCFPHAHTLVNPIMEVSKQLDFKGKRVLDIGCRDGAMALYAESMGASEVYGIDNDCSMGLMNFVIPFKNSSIKLIECNLNELDRHDLGQFDIIFFCGVLYHLQSPFWGLRQVAQSMREGGTVILETSILDVFHDFPIVAYLTYETSPYEATSPTFYNLAGLRRAVGLFGFEEYGQSTRWKDKPVDAGKYFPEFAKHNDQLSKIDVYRQTTLFKKVETAKLKGLEGYFEGLHSMHSKGKDRWN
- a CDS encoding RNA degradosome polyphosphate kinase, producing the protein MPDSPATPPSAAPERAISHDAPERFINREQSWLAFNRRVLEEAMNERHPLLERVRFLSIAASNLDEFTIVRTAGIEAQMEAKVPLRTDDGKTAAQLLAMANELTRALIQDMQVTWHGLQRALARNDILIVEPEDLSLADHDWLLQHFKSNILPLLTPVAVDPAHPFPFIPNSGVALALHLFDPAAREKMMALIPLPMQLERFIRLPQHDGEATIRFVLLEHAAMCFLDQLFPQFEVLSHGAFRVLRNSEIQFDEDTDDLVRHYETALKRRYRGRVIRLAVASTMPAELREFLCDELDVPPERMVVNSGTIRLADVNKIITPDRPDLLFPVFKERFPERIREHSGDCFAAIRAKDIIVHHPYESFDVVVQFLRQAARDPNVVAIKQTLYRTSKDSPIVKALIEAAEAGKSVIVMVELKARFDEEANIRWARDLERAGAQVMFGFVDLKTHSKISLVVRREGEGLRSYVHLGTGNYHPTNAKIYTDLSYFSCDPVICEDTVHIFNYMTGYATPQGLGKLIISPTGLRQTLEQLIADEIAHARAGRAGQIWAKMNALVDPAIIDRLYEASCAGVQIDLVVRGACCLRPGVAGLSENIRVKSIVGRFLEHSRVVCFGNGQGLPSAEAKVFISSADWMPRNLDRRIETLVPIENATVKQQVLEQIMVANLNDRRQSWLLEPDGSYTRAADDGTGFCAHDYFMNNPSLSGRGSADEAKSMPPQLIFNRDRLG
- a CDS encoding histidine phosphatase family protein, whose product is MLRLALLRHAKAAPEQPGGDDFSRPLHERGESEAPMVRYWLRQRKIRFDLALCSPAKRTTMTADIVLPGVAGKRIELQTLYHCSINDILAALMVNAAEAESVVIVGHNPVMADMAHWLVGHGDMEQRARLVGGYPPGSIMIADLPVDTWKDVRQGCGTLVHFVRPKDIAQGS
- the msrA gene encoding peptide-methionine (S)-S-oxide reductase MsrA, which codes for MTEQAMFGAGCFWGVESAFAKQPGVLETAVGYSGGQTERPTYEDVCNHGTGHAEVVHVRFDPQQIAYEALVEFFFTMHNPTQLNRQGPDVGDQYRSAIFFYSPEQERIARAITQRAEQSGRFKQPVVTVIEPAPAFWRAEEYHQKYFDKRGGGSCHI